From the genome of Streptomyces sp. NBC_01260, one region includes:
- a CDS encoding DUF6230 family protein has product MSSQVRGGTRWKRFAVVMVPSVIATAAVGVGLAQGALAASFSVSGQDFKVTADELHGYDFVQYGNVAAERGSDPKLPGGGHAVAVSGFSKATITNMCQSVATPNLPFGLGTVTMRLEAGGKGHDPVYAEGLYLDVSQLDADAKFKNIDIGVAAGSLPRTDKGTGIQPGTQANPNGFSQRAEEAVLTGVKQKAWATTAGTFNLSGLKLRLHKGTDTECYH; this is encoded by the coding sequence ATGAGTTCCCAGGTTCGCGGTGGCACGAGATGGAAGCGTTTCGCTGTCGTCATGGTGCCGAGCGTCATAGCCACCGCCGCGGTGGGTGTGGGTCTGGCACAGGGCGCGCTCGCCGCGTCGTTCAGCGTGTCCGGGCAGGACTTCAAGGTCACGGCCGATGAGCTCCACGGCTACGACTTCGTGCAGTACGGCAACGTGGCCGCCGAACGCGGCTCCGACCCCAAGCTCCCGGGCGGGGGGCACGCCGTGGCGGTGTCGGGCTTCAGCAAGGCCACCATCACGAACATGTGCCAGTCGGTCGCCACACCCAACCTGCCGTTTGGCCTCGGCACCGTCACCATGAGGCTGGAGGCGGGTGGCAAGGGCCACGATCCTGTCTACGCCGAGGGCCTCTACCTCGATGTGTCGCAGCTCGACGCCGACGCCAAGTTCAAGAACATCGACATCGGTGTGGCCGCGGGTTCGCTGCCGCGCACGGACAAGGGCACGGGCATCCAGCCCGGCACCCAGGCCAACCCCAACGGGTTCTCCCAGCGCGCCGAGGAGGCCGTGCTGACCGGCGTCAAGCAGAAGGCGTGGGCCACGACGGCCGGCACCTTCAACCTCAGCGGTCTGAAGCTGCGCCTGCACAAGGGCACAGACACGGAGTGCTACCACTAG
- a CDS encoding acetate kinase: protein MTIPNTEDATPAAGRVLVLNSGSSSLKYQLLDMRDQSRLASGLVERIGEETSRLVHTPLAGGGGESRERTGPIPDHDAALRAAAEELAADGLGLDSPELAAIGHRVVHGGLRFTEPTVITDEVLTEIERLVPVAPLHNPANITGIRTARALRPDLPQVAVFDTAFHTTMPEYAARYAIDVETADAHRIRRYGFHGTSHAYVSRKTAALLGHAPEDVNVIVLHLGNGASASAVAGGRCVETSMGLTPLEGLVMGTRSGDIDPAVTFHLKRVAGMSADEIDVLLNKKSGLVGLCGDNDMREIRRRIDEGDARAALAFDIYVHRLKKYIGAYSAVLGRVDAVVFTAGVGENSAPVREAAIAGLEELGLVVDADLNAVRSSSPRLISPDYARVAVAVVPTDEELEIAGQTFALVDN from the coding sequence ATGACCATCCCGAACACCGAGGACGCCACCCCCGCGGCCGGCCGGGTGCTCGTCCTCAACTCCGGCTCCTCCTCCCTGAAGTACCAGCTCCTGGACATGCGCGACCAGTCCCGGCTCGCGTCCGGGCTGGTCGAACGGATCGGCGAGGAGACCTCCCGGCTCGTCCACACCCCGCTGGCCGGCGGCGGTGGCGAGAGCAGGGAGCGCACCGGCCCGATCCCCGACCACGACGCGGCGCTCAGGGCGGCCGCCGAGGAGCTGGCCGCCGACGGGCTCGGCCTGGACTCCCCCGAACTCGCGGCGATCGGCCACCGGGTGGTGCACGGCGGGCTGCGGTTCACCGAGCCGACCGTGATCACCGACGAGGTGCTCACCGAGATCGAGCGCCTGGTCCCGGTGGCGCCGCTGCACAACCCGGCGAACATCACCGGCATCCGCACCGCCCGGGCGCTGCGCCCCGACCTGCCGCAGGTGGCGGTCTTCGACACCGCGTTCCACACCACGATGCCGGAGTACGCGGCCCGGTACGCGATCGACGTGGAGACGGCCGACGCGCACCGGATCAGGCGCTACGGATTCCACGGCACCTCGCACGCGTACGTCTCGCGCAAGACGGCCGCGCTGCTGGGCCACGCGCCCGAGGACGTCAACGTCATCGTGCTCCACCTGGGCAACGGCGCCTCGGCCTCCGCGGTGGCGGGCGGCCGGTGCGTGGAGACTTCGATGGGACTGACCCCCTTGGAGGGGCTGGTCATGGGTACGCGATCGGGAGACATCGATCCGGCCGTCACCTTCCACCTCAAGCGGGTGGCGGGAATGTCGGCGGACGAGATCGACGTCCTGCTCAACAAGAAGAGCGGTCTGGTCGGCCTCTGCGGCGACAACGACATGCGGGAGATCCGGCGCCGGATCGACGAGGGCGACGCACGTGCCGCGCTCGCCTTCGACATCTACGTCCACCGGCTGAAGAAGTACATCGGCGCCTATTCGGCGGTCCTCGGCCGGGTGGACGCCGTGGTGTTCACGGCGGGGGTCGGCGAGAACTCGGCACCGGTACGGGAGGCTGCGATCGCCGGTCTGGAGGAGCTCGGCCTGGTGGTGGACGCGGATCTCAACGCCGTACGGTCCAGCTCACCGCGGCTGATCTCGCCGGATTACGCACGGGTCGCGGTCGCCGTGGTGCCGACGGACGAGGAGCTGGAGATCGCCGGCCAGACCTTCGCACTGGTCGACAACTGA
- a CDS encoding TetR/AcrR family transcriptional regulator: MLSHSHPKPARTGRPRNAAADEAILEATRASLVDLGWSKLTMGDVATRAGVAKTTLYRRWAGKNELVVDAVAVLFDELELPDLGSLSADVQAVVLQFAALLERPETRTALMAVVAESTRDEALRSRIRDSIVDRQKRLVLQGRQRAQDRGELPVEQDEVTAALTADLIFDVIAGAVVHRALVSAEPVDADWARRFTLLLLTGLGAAAAG, encoded by the coding sequence ATGCTGAGCCACAGCCACCCCAAACCCGCACGAACGGGACGTCCGCGCAATGCCGCGGCCGATGAGGCGATCCTGGAGGCGACCAGAGCCTCGCTGGTCGACCTGGGCTGGTCGAAGCTGACGATGGGCGACGTGGCGACGCGGGCCGGGGTCGCCAAGACGACGCTCTACCGGCGCTGGGCGGGCAAGAACGAGCTGGTCGTGGACGCGGTCGCGGTCCTCTTCGACGAGCTGGAGCTGCCGGATCTGGGCAGCCTGTCCGCCGATGTGCAGGCGGTGGTGCTCCAGTTCGCCGCGCTGCTGGAGCGGCCGGAGACCCGGACCGCGCTGATGGCGGTGGTCGCGGAGTCGACCCGGGACGAGGCGCTGCGGAGCCGGATCCGCGACTCGATCGTGGACCGGCAGAAGCGGCTGGTGCTCCAGGGCCGCCAACGGGCTCAGGACCGGGGCGAGTTGCCGGTGGAGCAGGACGAGGTCACGGCGGCGCTGACGGCGGATCTGATCTTCGACGTGATCGCCGGCGCGGTGGTGCACCGGGCGCTGGTGAGCGCCGAGCCCGTCGATGCCGACTGGGCCCGGCGCTTCACCCTGCTGCTCCTGACGGGGCTGGGCGCCGCCGCCGCCGGATAG
- a CDS encoding tetratricopeptide repeat protein has protein sequence MQPRNMSMSGVVDLAAVKAAGEAKVKAEQARAESARQGGPAAVPASSLVFDVDEAGFENDVLQRSAEVPVVIDFWAEWCEPCKQLGPLLERLAQEYNGRFVLAKVDVDANQMLMQQFGIQGIPAVFAVVAGQALPLFQGAAPESQIRQTLDQLIQVGEERFGLTGIVVDQDAAAPDAAAQEPAPVPVGPYDALLEAAAQALDANDFAGAVQAYKNVLSDEPANSEAKLGLAQAELLARVQKTDPQQVRKDAAENPADVPAQLAAADLDLVGGHVEDAFGRLVETVRRTFGDDRDRVRVRLLELFEVIGPDDPRVGAARTALARVLF, from the coding sequence ATGCAGCCTAGGAACATGTCCATGAGCGGCGTCGTCGACCTCGCCGCGGTGAAGGCGGCCGGTGAGGCCAAGGTGAAGGCGGAGCAGGCCCGTGCCGAGTCCGCCCGGCAGGGTGGCCCCGCAGCCGTACCCGCTTCCTCCCTCGTGTTCGACGTCGACGAGGCGGGCTTCGAGAACGACGTCCTGCAACGCTCCGCCGAAGTCCCCGTCGTCATCGACTTCTGGGCCGAGTGGTGCGAGCCGTGCAAGCAGTTGGGGCCGCTCCTGGAGCGGCTGGCCCAGGAGTACAACGGCCGCTTCGTGCTGGCCAAGGTCGATGTCGACGCCAACCAGATGCTGATGCAGCAGTTCGGGATCCAGGGCATCCCGGCGGTCTTCGCGGTCGTGGCCGGTCAGGCGTTGCCGCTCTTCCAGGGCGCGGCCCCCGAGTCCCAGATCCGGCAGACCCTGGACCAGCTGATCCAGGTCGGCGAGGAGCGGTTCGGACTCACCGGCATCGTCGTCGACCAGGACGCGGCGGCTCCCGACGCGGCCGCGCAGGAGCCCGCCCCGGTACCCGTCGGCCCGTACGACGCCCTGCTGGAGGCGGCCGCGCAGGCGCTGGACGCCAATGACTTCGCGGGCGCCGTCCAGGCGTACAAGAACGTCCTCTCCGACGAACCGGCCAACAGCGAGGCCAAGCTCGGCCTCGCCCAGGCGGAGCTCCTGGCCCGGGTCCAGAAGACGGACCCGCAGCAGGTCCGCAAGGACGCCGCCGAGAACCCGGCCGATGTGCCGGCCCAGCTCGCCGCGGCCGACCTGGATCTGGTGGGCGGTCATGTCGAGGACGCGTTCGGGCGTCTCGTCGAGACGGTCCGCCGGACTTTCGGTGACGACCGCGACCGGGTACGGGTGCGGCTGCTGGAGCTCTTCGAGGTGATCGGCCCCGATGATCCCCGAGTCGGCGCCGCACGCACCGCCCTCGCACGCGTCTTGTTCTGA
- the pta gene encoding phosphate acetyltransferase — protein MTRSVYVTGIDRGDGRQVVDLGVMELLTRQVDRVGVFRPLVHDDPDRLFELLRARYRLSQDPGTVYGLDYHEASAIQAEQGTDELVSRLVDRFHRVAQKYEVVLVLGTDFAATQLPDELALNARLANEFGASVIAVVGGQDQNAESVRAETRNAYRAYAGLGCDVVAMVVNRVASADREVIADRLGATLPVPCSVLPDDPALSAPTVAQITATLDGTVLLGDDAGLARDALDFVFGGAMLPNLLNALTPGCLVVTPGDRSDLVVGSLAAHSAGTPPIAGLLLTLNERPGEEILKLAARLAPGTPVVAVADGSFPTAQKLFALEGKLNAATPRKAETALGLFERHVDTGALLDRISVARSGRVTPMMFEHELLEQARAHRRRVVLPEGTEERVLRAADVLLRRDVCDLTLLGDPDVIRKKAADLGIDLAGTQLVDPQTSELRQAFAERYAQLRAHRGVTVELAYDVVSDVNYFGTLMVQEGLADGMVSGAAHSTAATIRPAFEIIKTKQGGTSQGEASGGASIVSSVFFMCLADKVLVYGDCAVNPDPDAEQLADIAVQSAVTAARFGVEPRIAMLSYSTGTSGTGADVDKVREATDRVRASRPDLMIEGPIQYDAAVEPSVAATKLPGSEVAGQATVLIFPDLNTGNNTYKAVQRSAGAVAVGPVLQGLRKPVNDLSRGALVQDIVNTVAITAIQAQGEERPA, from the coding sequence GTGACGCGCAGCGTGTACGTGACCGGGATCGACCGGGGAGACGGCCGCCAGGTCGTCGATCTGGGAGTCATGGAGCTCCTGACGCGTCAGGTGGACCGGGTCGGAGTGTTCCGCCCGCTGGTCCACGACGATCCCGACCGGCTGTTCGAGCTGCTGCGGGCCCGCTACCGGCTCTCCCAGGACCCGGGCACGGTCTACGGTCTCGACTACCACGAGGCCTCCGCGATCCAGGCGGAGCAGGGTACCGACGAACTCGTCTCCCGGCTCGTCGACCGCTTCCACCGGGTGGCACAGAAGTACGAGGTGGTCCTCGTGCTCGGCACCGACTTCGCGGCCACCCAGCTCCCCGACGAGCTGGCCCTCAACGCCCGGCTCGCCAACGAGTTCGGCGCCTCGGTGATCGCGGTGGTCGGCGGCCAGGACCAGAACGCGGAGTCCGTGCGGGCCGAGACGCGCAATGCCTACCGCGCGTACGCCGGTCTGGGCTGCGACGTCGTCGCAATGGTGGTGAACCGGGTGGCCTCCGCGGACCGCGAGGTCATCGCGGACCGGCTCGGGGCCACGCTGCCCGTCCCCTGTTCGGTGCTGCCCGACGATCCGGCCCTCTCCGCGCCGACGGTCGCCCAGATCACCGCGACGCTGGACGGGACGGTGCTGCTCGGCGACGACGCGGGGCTGGCCAGGGACGCGCTGGACTTCGTGTTCGGCGGCGCGATGCTGCCGAACCTGCTGAACGCGCTGACGCCGGGCTGCCTGGTGGTGACGCCCGGGGACCGGTCCGATCTGGTGGTCGGCTCGCTGGCCGCGCACAGCGCCGGGACGCCGCCCATCGCGGGCCTGCTGCTGACGCTGAACGAACGGCCCGGCGAGGAGATACTCAAGCTGGCCGCACGGCTCGCACCGGGTACCCCGGTCGTCGCGGTGGCCGACGGTTCCTTCCCCACCGCCCAGAAGCTCTTCGCCCTGGAGGGCAAGCTGAACGCGGCGACGCCGCGCAAGGCCGAGACAGCGCTGGGACTCTTCGAGCGCCATGTCGACACCGGGGCGCTCCTCGACCGGATATCGGTCGCCCGCAGCGGCCGGGTCACGCCGATGATGTTCGAGCACGAACTGCTGGAGCAGGCCCGCGCGCACCGGCGCCGGGTGGTCCTGCCCGAGGGCACCGAGGAACGGGTGCTGCGCGCCGCCGACGTACTGCTGCGGCGTGACGTCTGCGATCTCACGCTGCTCGGCGACCCCGACGTCATCCGCAAGAAGGCCGCCGACCTCGGCATCGATCTGGCCGGCACCCAGCTCGTCGACCCGCAGACCTCCGAGCTGCGCCAGGCCTTCGCGGAGCGGTACGCGCAGCTGCGCGCCCACCGCGGGGTCACGGTCGAGCTCGCGTACGACGTCGTCTCGGACGTCAACTACTTCGGCACCCTGATGGTCCAGGAGGGGCTCGCGGACGGCATGGTCTCGGGGGCCGCGCACTCCACGGCGGCGACCATCCGGCCTGCCTTCGAGATCATCAAGACGAAGCAGGGGGGCACCTCCCAGGGCGAAGCCTCTGGGGGAGCCTCGATCGTCTCCTCGGTCTTCTTCATGTGCCTCGCCGACAAGGTCCTGGTGTACGGGGACTGCGCGGTCAACCCGGACCCGGACGCGGAGCAGCTCGCGGACATCGCCGTCCAGTCCGCGGTCACCGCCGCCCGCTTCGGCGTGGAGCCCAGGATCGCGATGCTCTCGTACTCGACGGGGACCTCGGGCACGGGAGCGGACGTCGACAAGGTCCGCGAGGCGACGGATCGGGTGCGCGCGAGCCGCCCGGACCTGATGATCGAGGGCCCGATCCAGTACGACGCGGCGGTGGAGCCGAGCGTCGCCGCGACGAAGCTGCCCGGCTCCGAGGTGGCGGGCCAGGCGACCGTCCTGATCTTCCCGGACCTGAACACCGGAAACAACACCTACAAGGCCGTGCAGCGCTCGGCGGGAGCGGTGGCCGTCGGGCCGGTCCTCCAGGGGCTGCGCAAACCCGTCAACGACCTGTCCCGGGGCGCACTGGTGCAGGACATCGTCAACACCGTGGCGATCACGGCGATCCAGGCACAGGGCGAGGAGCGACCCGCATGA
- a CDS encoding DUF6114 domain-containing protein: MSPESQGQNEHYLSVFRRTFRTWRGNRPFWAGLFTMLGGVPIAYFPYANMHLGNVTLAMSTTAGAGSLIIGVLLITLGLTMWFHSIVRVFAGVAAILLALISIPVANIGGFLIGFLFALLGGALSLSWAPGEPGTDEAAPAAGVPAEAAPEGLSFTKDEQTAEHSGGELYGSAVPQQEQAKYDTTVEVDGGSHRAG, translated from the coding sequence ATGAGCCCCGAATCCCAAGGGCAGAACGAGCACTACCTCAGCGTCTTCCGGCGGACGTTCCGCACCTGGCGGGGTAACCGGCCGTTCTGGGCGGGTCTGTTCACCATGCTGGGCGGAGTACCCATCGCGTACTTCCCGTACGCGAACATGCACCTCGGCAACGTGACGCTGGCCATGTCCACCACCGCGGGCGCCGGGTCGCTCATCATCGGAGTCCTGCTCATCACGCTGGGCCTGACGATGTGGTTCCACAGCATCGTCCGAGTGTTCGCGGGCGTCGCGGCGATCCTCCTCGCGCTGATCTCGATCCCCGTCGCCAACATCGGCGGCTTCCTGATCGGCTTCCTCTTCGCCCTGCTCGGCGGCGCGCTCTCCCTCTCCTGGGCTCCTGGTGAGCCGGGGACGGACGAGGCCGCGCCCGCGGCGGGAGTTCCCGCCGAAGCGGCACCGGAGGGCCTCTCGTTCACGAAGGACGAGCAGACCGCCGAACACTCCGGGGGCGAGCTCTACGGGAGCGCCGTTCCCCAGCAGGAGCAGGCGAAGTACGACACGACAGTCGAGGTCGACGGCGGGAGCCATCGTGCGGGGTGA
- the pyk gene encoding pyruvate kinase, with protein MRRSKIVCTLGPAVDSHEQLVALIEAGMSVARFNFSHGSHAEHQGRYDRVRKAAAETGRAVGVLADLQGPKIRLAKFAEGPVELVRGDEFVITAEDVPGDKSICGTTYKGLPGDVAKGDPILINDGNVELKVVSVDGPRVRTIVIEGGVISDHKGINLPGAAVNVPALSEKDIDDLRFALKMGCDLVALSFVRDAGDVKDVHKIMDEEGRRVPVIAKVEKPQAVENMEGVVAAFDGVMVARGDLAVEYPLEKVPMVQKRLVELCRRNAKPVIVATQMMESMITNSRPTRAEASDVANAILDGADAVMLSAESSVGAYPIETVKTMSKIVVAAEEELLSKGLQPLVPGKKPRTQGGSVARAACEIADFLNGAALVAFTQSGDTARRLSRYRAAQPILAFTTDESTRNQLALSWGVEAHVVPHVDNTDAMVELVDAELLKLNRYNAGDTMVITAGSPPGVPGTTNMVRVHHVGGQGRD; from the coding sequence ATGCGCCGTTCCAAAATCGTCTGCACCCTCGGTCCCGCCGTCGACTCCCATGAGCAGCTCGTCGCTCTGATCGAGGCCGGCATGAGCGTGGCCCGATTCAACTTCAGTCACGGTTCCCACGCGGAGCACCAGGGTCGTTACGACCGGGTCCGCAAGGCCGCCGCCGAGACCGGCCGGGCGGTCGGCGTACTCGCCGACCTCCAGGGCCCGAAGATCCGCCTGGCGAAGTTCGCCGAGGGCCCTGTCGAACTGGTCCGCGGGGACGAGTTCGTCATCACCGCCGAGGACGTCCCCGGGGACAAGTCGATCTGCGGCACCACCTACAAGGGCCTGCCCGGCGACGTCGCCAAGGGCGACCCGATCCTGATCAACGACGGCAACGTCGAGCTGAAGGTCGTCTCCGTCGACGGCCCCCGGGTCCGCACCATCGTCATCGAGGGCGGGGTGATCTCCGACCACAAGGGGATCAACCTGCCGGGCGCCGCGGTCAACGTCCCGGCCCTGTCCGAGAAGGACATCGACGACCTCCGCTTCGCCCTGAAGATGGGCTGCGACCTGGTCGCGCTCTCCTTCGTCCGGGACGCCGGTGACGTCAAGGACGTCCACAAGATCATGGACGAGGAGGGCCGCCGGGTCCCCGTCATCGCCAAGGTCGAGAAGCCGCAGGCCGTCGAGAACATGGAGGGCGTCGTCGCGGCGTTCGACGGTGTGATGGTCGCCCGTGGCGACCTCGCCGTCGAGTACCCGCTGGAGAAGGTCCCGATGGTGCAGAAGCGCCTGGTGGAACTCTGCCGCCGGAACGCCAAGCCGGTGATCGTCGCGACCCAGATGATGGAGTCGATGATCACCAACTCCCGTCCGACCCGCGCCGAGGCGTCCGACGTCGCGAACGCGATCCTGGACGGAGCGGACGCGGTCATGCTCTCCGCGGAGTCCTCCGTGGGCGCGTACCCGATCGAGACGGTCAAGACGATGTCGAAGATCGTCGTCGCCGCCGAGGAGGAGCTGCTCTCCAAGGGCCTCCAGCCGCTGGTGCCGGGCAAGAAGCCCCGCACCCAGGGCGGTTCGGTGGCCCGTGCGGCCTGCGAGATCGCGGACTTCCTGAACGGTGCGGCCCTGGTCGCCTTCACCCAGTCCGGCGACACCGCCCGCCGCCTCTCCCGCTACCGCGCGGCCCAGCCCATTCTGGCCTTCACCACCGACGAGTCCACCCGCAACCAGCTGGCCCTCAGCTGGGGCGTCGAGGCCCATGTGGTCCCGCACGTGGACAACACGGACGCGATGGTGGAGCTGGTCGACGCGGAGCTGCTGAAGCTGAACCGCTACAACGCCGGCGACACGATGGTCATCACGGCCGGCTCGCCCCCCGGCGTCCCGGGCACGACCAACATGGTGCGCGTGCACCACGTGGGCGGCCAGGGCCGCGACTGA